Genomic segment of Sphingomicrobium marinum:
GGCGCTTGGGGCCGGCAAGGCTCGGCATGACGCTGGTCATGTCGAGTTCGAGCGTGTCGGTGAACACCGGATCGGGAGTCGAGCTGTCGCGCCACATGCCCTGTGCCTGGCAATAGGCTTTCACGAGGCCGCACGCCTCGCCGCGGCCGGTCAGGCGCATATAGTCGAGCGTGCGCTCGTCAATCGGGAAGAAGCCGCAGGTGGCGCCATATTCGGGCGCCATGTTGGCGATGGTCGCGCGGTCGGCGAGGCTCAGCGCATCGAGGCCCGGGCCATAGAACTCGACGAAGCGGCCGACGACACCCTTTTCGCGCAGCATCTGTACCACGGTGAGCACCAGATCGGTCGCGGTCACGCCTTCGGCAAGGTCGCCGTCCAAACGGAAGCCGACCACTTCGGGTACCAGCATCGAAATGGGCTGGCCCAGCATCGCGGCTTCGGCTTCGATACCGCCAACACCCCAGCCGAGCACGCCCAGACCATTGACCATCGTCGTGTGGCTGTCGGTGCCGACCAGCGTGTCGGGATAGGCGATCATGTCGCCCGCGGGGCTCTGGCTGCTCCAGACGCCCTGCGCGATATATTCGAGATTCACCTGGTGGCAGATACCCGTGCCCGGCGGCACCACCTTGAAATTGTCGAACGCGGTCGACCCCCACTTGAGGAACTCGTAGCGCTCCCGGTTGCGCTCATATTCGCGCTCGACATTCTTTTCGAATGCCATCGGCGTGCCGAATTCGTCGACCATCACCGAATGATCGATGACGAGGTGGACCGGCACCTGCGGGTTGATCTTCTGCGGATCACCGCCAAGCGCCTTGATGCCATCGCGCATCGCGGCGAGGTCGACCACGGCGGGAACGCCGGTGAAGTCCTGCATCAGCACGCGCGCGGGGCGATACTGGATTTCGCGGTTGAGACGCTTTTCCTTCTGCCAGTCGGCAATCGCCTGCACGTCATCGGTGGTGACCGTGTCGCCATCCTCGAAGCGCAGCATGTTTTCGAGCAGCACCTTCATCGAGAAAGGCAGGCGCGAAACGTCGCCCACTTTTTCCGCCGCCTTGGCGAGCGAGAAATAGGTGAAAGTCTTGCCGTCAATGTCGAGCGTCGAGCGCGTGCCGAGCGTGTCCTGGCCGATGGCGGTCATAAGGTCTCCTCAAGGATACGAGTCGTTTTTCGGGCACTGGGGGGCCCGTTTGGAGGCGCGTCTAGCAAATGCGGGCGCGCTTACAAAGGCTCGATGATCTACGAATGGCGCCCTGATGTCGCCCAATCGCCCTCAAATCGGGCCATGTCGACGGCAAGTGACTGAAAATTATGCTATAGTTCGATCATGCAAGAGCGAGATTCAGCCTTTTTCGCCAAGCGCGCCGCCGAAGCCCGCGCCACGGCGGAGCACAAAGGCGGCGGCCGCGATGCCCGCGTCGCCGGCCACCTCGCGCTCGCTTACGAAGCGCTCGCGCGTGCCAAGAAAAAGCATGAAGGTTTGTCGGACAACTAAGCCGTTCATCCGCGGTTCGGCGATGCAGCTTTAACCGGCACGACATGAATACTGCTCTCACCGCCGCCCTTGGCGCGGCGACGCTCGCTTTTTCCACGCCCGCCCACGCCGATGAGATTTTCGGTGGATTGCTGGTGCATGATGTCAAAACGCCGCTGACCCTAAGCGGCCTCGAGGGCGGTATCGATCTCCAGGCCGGATGGCGCGGCGGCAAGATCCTCGGCACGCCGATCCAGCCTTATGTGTTCGGATCGCTGCATAGCGCGGGCCAAACCCATTTCGCCGCAGCGGGCCTCTCCGCCAAATTTGGCGAAGAAATCTACATACGCCCCGGCATCGGGCTGGCGATCCATAGCGGTTCGGACGAGCAATTTGTCATCGGCGACGATCAGATCGCGTTCGGCAGCCGCATTCTGATCGAACCCGAACTATCGATCGGCACGCGTCTCAATGACAGTCTGTCGATAGAAGCCAGCTGGATCCACCTTAGCCACGGCCAGTTTTTCAGCGGGCAGAATCCCGGCATGGATTCGATCGGGCTGCGCGCGAACCTCGCTTTTTAGCGTCCCAGCATATTCTCGGGACGCACGACGCGGTCGAACGTCTCTTCGTCGACCAAGCCGAGTTCAAGGCCAGCCTCTTTGAGCGTCTGGCCTTTTTCGTGCGCATATTTGGCGATCTTGGCGGCATTGTCGTAGCCGATCTCCGGCGCCAGCGCGGTCACCAGCATCAGCGACCGGTCGACCAGTTCCTTGATGCGATCTTCATTGGCCTCGATGCCGTCGACGCAGCGCTCGGCGAAGCTCACCATGCCCGTTGCCATCAGATCGATCGAGCGCAGCACGTTGGCGCCGATCAGCGGCATGAACACGTTGAGTTCGAAATGCCCCTGCGCCCCGCCGATCGTGACGGCCTGCTGGTTGCCCATCACCTGCGCGGCGACCATCGTCAGGCTCTCGCACTGAGTCGGATTGACCTTGCCCGGCATGATCGAGCTGCCCGGCTCGTTTGCCGGCAGGCTGAGTTCGCCGAGCCCCGAGCGCGGGCCCGAGCCGAGGAAACGGATGTCGTTGGCGATCTTGTTTAGCGCGACCGCGAGCGCGTTGAGCGCGCCGTGGAAGAACACCATTCCGTCCTTGGCGGCGAGCTGCTCGAATTTGTTGGGCGCGTCCTCGAAATCCATGCCGGTGATGGCCGAGATTTCTGCCGTCATGTCGCCCGACCATTCTTCGGGCGCGTTCAGGCCGGTGCCCACCGCGGTGCCACCGATTGCGAGCTTCATGATATTGCCCTTGAGCGCGCCTTCGATCCGCGCCTTCGCGCTGACCAGCTGCGCGACGTAGCCGGAGAATTCCTGCCCCAGCGTCAGCGGCGTCGCGTCTTGCGTGTGGGTGCGACCGATCTTGACGATATGGTCGAACGCCTCGGCCTTTGCCCGAAGCGACTTGGTCAGCTGGTCAAGCGCGGGCAGCAACGCGTCGCGCGTCGCCAGCGCGGTCGATACGTGCAGCGCGGTCGGGAAACTGTCGTTCGACGACTGGCTCATGTTGACATGATCGTTGGGATGCACCGGGCTCTTGCCGCCGCGGGTCCCCGCCAGTTGCTCGTTGGCAATGCCCGCAAGCACTTCGTTGACGTTCATGTTGGTCTGTGTGCCCGATCCGGTCTGCCAGATCGTCAGCGGAAACTGGTCGTCATGCTTGCCCGCCGTCACCGCTTGCGCTGCCGCTTCGATCGCATCGGCAATCTTGGCATCGAGCCCGTGCTTCTTGTTCACCCGCGCCGCGGCCTGTTTGACGATGGCCTGCGCATGCACCAGCCCGATCGGCATCCGTTCACGCTCCGCAAAGGGGAAATTCTGCAGGCTACGCTGGGTCTGCGCGCCCCAGTAGGCGTCGGCAGGAACCTCGATATTCCCGATGGAATCGCTTTCGGTGCGGCTATTGGTCACGACGGTGCTCCGGTGTCGAATGAACGTGGCGCCCGCCTAACTCGCACGCACAGCGCTGTCGAGACGAAGCCTACTTCTTTTTGGTAAAATCGACCGAGACGACGTTCGACCCGTCCTCGACCGGTTCGGTCTTGGGCGCGTCGTCCTGTTCGGCTTCGGGGACGTGCGGTTCCTCATCCTCGTTGGCCTGGAACTTGAGGCTGAATTCGACCGCCGGATCGACGAAATCGGTAACCGCCGCAAAGGGGATGTTGAGGTTGGACGGCACGCCGCCAAAGCTCAATCCCACGCTGAAGCCCTCTTCCTCTACCTTGAGGTCCCAGAAGCGGTGCTGGATCACGATCGTCATTTCCTCGGGAAAGCGTTCGATCAGATGCTTGGGAATTTCCACGCCGGGATAACGCGTGCGAAAGGTGATGTAGAAGTGGTGCTGGCCCGGCAGCCCGCCATCGCTCGCAACTTCGCTCAGCACACGGCCGACCACCGCACGCAGCGCTTCCTGCACGATTTCATCATAAGGGATGAAGCTTTCGGGCGTTTCGTCGGCCATGGCTTGCCTCGTGAACCCCGCTGCCCCATGGGTCAAGACCAGACTTGGAGAAGCCCATGCCGATCGACGCCACGCTACCGTATGACAGCGACAATATCTTCGCCAAAATCGTGCGCGGGGAGCTGCCCTGCAACAAGGTCGCCGAAACCGAGCACAGTCTCGCCTTTCATGACATCAACCCGCTGGCGCCGATCCACATCCTGGTCATTCCCAAGGGAAAATATGTCAGTTGGGACGATTTTTCGGCCAAGGCGAGCGATGCCGAGATCGTCGATTTCACCCGTCTGGTCGGCAAGGTCGCGCGCGGAAATGGCTGCGTCGAGCAAGGCTACCGGCTGCTCGCCAATATCGGCAAACGCGGCGGTCAAGAGGTACCGCACCTGCACGTTCACCTGTTCGGCGGTGCGCCATTGGGGCCTATGCTTTCGGCCTAAGCCTCGCTAGACCATCGCAAATTTAGCATTTCCCGAGGGAGATTTTGAACATGGTTGGAA
This window contains:
- a CDS encoding SspB family protein — its product is MADETPESFIPYDEIVQEALRAVVGRVLSEVASDGGLPGQHHFYITFRTRYPGVEIPKHLIERFPEEMTIVIQHRFWDLKVEEEGFSVGLSFGGVPSNLNIPFAAVTDFVDPAVEFSLKFQANEDEEPHVPEAEQDDAPKTEPVEDGSNVVSVDFTKKK
- a CDS encoding histidine triad nucleotide-binding protein, producing MPIDATLPYDSDNIFAKIVRGELPCNKVAETEHSLAFHDINPLAPIHILVIPKGKYVSWDDFSAKASDAEIVDFTRLVGKVARGNGCVEQGYRLLANIGKRGGQEVPHLHVHLFGGAPLGPMLSA
- the fumC gene encoding class II fumarate hydratase; translated protein: MTNSRTESDSIGNIEVPADAYWGAQTQRSLQNFPFAERERMPIGLVHAQAIVKQAAARVNKKHGLDAKIADAIEAAAQAVTAGKHDDQFPLTIWQTGSGTQTNMNVNEVLAGIANEQLAGTRGGKSPVHPNDHVNMSQSSNDSFPTALHVSTALATRDALLPALDQLTKSLRAKAEAFDHIVKIGRTHTQDATPLTLGQEFSGYVAQLVSAKARIEGALKGNIMKLAIGGTAVGTGLNAPEEWSGDMTAEISAITGMDFEDAPNKFEQLAAKDGMVFFHGALNALAVALNKIANDIRFLGSGPRSGLGELSLPANEPGSSIMPGKVNPTQCESLTMVAAQVMGNQQAVTIGGAQGHFELNVFMPLIGANVLRSIDLMATGMVSFAERCVDGIEANEDRIKELVDRSLMLVTALAPEIGYDNAAKIAKYAHEKGQTLKEAGLELGLVDEETFDRVVRPENMLGR
- a CDS encoding acyloxyacyl hydrolase; this encodes MNTALTAALGAATLAFSTPAHADEIFGGLLVHDVKTPLTLSGLEGGIDLQAGWRGGKILGTPIQPYVFGSLHSAGQTHFAAAGLSAKFGEEIYIRPGIGLAIHSGSDEQFVIGDDQIAFGSRILIEPELSIGTRLNDSLSIEASWIHLSHGQFFSGQNPGMDSIGLRANLAF